In a single window of the Balaenoptera acutorostrata chromosome 3, mBalAcu1.1, whole genome shotgun sequence genome:
- the AMN gene encoding protein amnionless has translation MGAPGRVLLGLQLCALTRAAYKFWVPNTDFDAAANWSQNRTPCAGAAVEFPADKTVSVLVREGHSVSDMLLPLDGEFVLASGAGFSALDTGSHLDCSTGGPALFRDPDRFCWHDPRLWRSGDAAHGLFSVDAERVPCSHDDVVFPSDASFRVGLGPGAGTVRVRSVRALGQTFTRDEDLAAFLASRAGRLRFHGPGALSVGPEACADQSGCVCGHAEAQPWICAALLQPLGGRCPQAACRDPLRPEGQCCDLCGAIVSLTHGPAFDLQRYRARLLHAFLALPQYQGLQMAVSKVPRQPRLREASGAKADTEIQVVLVETGPETGGAGRLARALLADIAEHGEALGVLSATARESGAPVGGGSAAGLNAPGPRAGLAGALAAALLLLLLALLAGALLLRRAGRLRWRRRDEADPAPAGAPLGFHNPVFYAADPAEALPAPQPDVGSFSRSYFVNPLFGEAEAEA, from the exons ATGGGCGCGCCGGGCCGGGTCCTGCTGGGGCTGCAGCTCTGCG CGCTGACGCGAGCCGCCTACAAATTCTGGGTCCCCAACACCGACTTCGATGCCGCCGCCAACTGGAGCCAGAACCGGACCCCGTGCGCGGGCGCCGCCGTCGAGTTCCCCGCGGACAAG ACGGTGTCAGTCCTGGTGCGAGAAGGTCACAGCGTCTCGGACATG CTCTTGCCGCTGGACGGGGAATTCGTCCTGGCCTCAGGAGCTGGATTCAGCGCCCTGGACACCGGCTCGCACCTGGACTGTAGCACAG GCGGCCCCGCGCTCTTCCGCGACCCCGACCGCTTCTGCTGGCACGACCCGCGCCTGTGGCGCTCCGGAGACGCGGCGCACGGTCTCTTCTCCGTGGACGCCGAGCGCGTGCCCTGCAGCCACGACGACGTCGTCTTCCCGTCCGACGCCTCCTTCCGGGTGGGTCTCGGCCCGGGCGCCGGCACCGTGCGCGTCCGCAGCGTCCGGGCTCTGGGCCAG ACGTTCACGCGCGACGAGGACCTGGCTGCTTTCCTGGCGTCCCGCGCGGGCCGCCTGCGCTTCCACGGGCCGGGCGCGCTGAGCGTGGGCCCCGAGGCCTGCGCGGACCAGTCGGGCTGCGTGTGCGGCCACGCCGAG GCGCAGCCGTGGATCTGCGCAGCACTGCTCCAGCCCCTGGGTGGCCGCTGCCCCCAGGCTGCCTGCCGAGACCCCCTCCGGCCCGAAGGGCAGTGCTGCGACCTCTGCG GAGCCATCGTATCGCTGACCCATGGCCCGGCCTTTGACCTGCAGCGGTACCGGGCGCGGCTGCTGCACGCCTTCCTGGCCCTG CCCCAGTATCAGGGGCTGCAAATGGCCGTGTCCAAGGTTCCGCGCCAGCCCCGGCTCCGCGAAGCCTCAGGCGCGAAGGCGGACACGGAGATCCAGGTGGTGCTGGTGGAGACCGGGCCCGAGACCGGCGGCGCGGGGCGCCTAGCCCGGGCCCTCCTGGCGGACATCGCGGAGCACG GCGAAGCCCTCGGGGTCCTATCGGCGACCGCTCGAGAGTCGGGCGCGCCCGTTGGGGGCGGCTCGGCGGCGGGGCTGAACGCGCCGGGGCCGCGCGCGGGGCTGGCGGGCGCCCTGGCGGCCGCGCTGCTCCTCTTGCTGCTGGCGCTGCTGGCGGGGGCGCTGCTGCTGCGCCGCGCGGGGAGGCTCAG GTGGAGGAGGCGCGACGAGGCGGACCCCGCGCCGGCTGGGGCGCCCCTGGGCTTCCACAACCCTGTGTTCTACGCGGCGGACCCGGCGGAGGCG CTCCCCGCCCCGCAGCCGGACGTCGGGAGCTTCAGCCGCAGCTACTTCGTTAATCCGCTCTTTGGCGAAGCCGAGGCCGAGGCCTGA